The following DNA comes from Candidatus Eremiobacteraceae bacterium.
GTGTGGCACGTCATCGACGACGACCCGGTCGATATCTGCGAGCTTCGCATCTCCGTCATCCCCGTCGACGGCCTGCTCCCGTCGTACGCGGGTGGCGCTCGGATGCCCGGAGCCGCCTGCGCCTTTGTGATCGAGGACCGGCGCGGTGCGCGGGTGCTCTACGCGCCGATCTTCGCATCGGTCAATGACAAGCTCGCGACCGCCGCGGCCTCATGTGATGCCGCGTTCTTCGATGGGTCGTTCTGGAGCGACCGCGAGATGATCGCGCTCGGGCTCGGCACGCGAACCGCGACGATGATGGGGCACCAACCCGTTTCCGGGTCGGGCGGCTCGCTCGCGGCGCTGCGCGCGTGTCCTTGTCCGCGTCGCTTCTACACGCATGTGAACAATACGAATCCGATGCTCGATCCCGCGAGCAGCGAGGCCAAGCAGCTCGAAGACGCGGGTTTCGAGATCGCCATGGACGGCGCGGTGATCGAGCTGCCGGGGAAGGTCCGCGCGCGTGCTTGAGCGAGACGCGTTCGTCGCCCGGCTCACGGCGGTCGGCGCGGAGCGCTACCACGATAAGCACCCATTTCAGGTTATGATGAACGCCGGCTCGCTGTCGCCGGACCAGCTGCGGATGTGGGCTGCGAACAGATACTACTACCAGAAGAGCATCCCGAGCAAAGATGCGGCGATCCTTTCGACGCTCCCGACGCGCGAGATGCGGCGGAGGTGGATCAAGCGCATCACCGATCACGACGGCACGCTCGAGAACGGCGGCGGCGGCTTCGAGATGTGGATAGCGTTGACGCGAGCGGTCGGTCTCGACGAGGCTGACGTTCGGTCGGAGCGGTTCGTCCAGCCCGGGACGCGATTCGCCGTCGACGGCTACGTGACGTTTGCGCGCACGCAGCCATGGCTGCCGGCGGTCGCTTCGTCGCTCACCGAACTTTTCGCGCCTGCGCTCATGACGCAGCGTCTCGCCGCGCTGCTCGCGAAGTATCCGTGGATAGACCCGGCGGGTCTGGAATATTTCCGCGCGCGGATCGACATCGCGCCGCGCGATGCGGAGTACGCGCTCGATTGGGTGTGCGATCACGCGCGAACAGACGAAGCGCAGACCGCGTGCATCGACGCGCTCCGCTTCAAGTGCGACGTGCTCTGGGCGGTGCTCGACGCCACGCAAGCCGCATGCGGCAACGCATCGAGATGAGCGCGGGATCCGCAGGGCCCGTCCGCCTCGCGCGCGGCGTCCGCTTCCGCCGTTTGCCGGACGGCGCCGGCGTACTGCTCGTGCCCGAAGGAGTCGTCAATCTGAGCCAAAGCGCCGCCGCGATCGCAGAGCTCATCGACGGCGAGCGATCCTCATCCGACATCGCCGCCGCGCTGACGCAGACGTTCGACGCTCCGCAGGACGCCATAGAATCGGACGTAAACGATTTGCTCTTGCGCTTCGCCGGCAACACGTGGCTCGACGACGGACCGCAAAGCTGAGATGGACGCGCCGAAGCCGCTATCGATCCTCGCCGAGCTGACGTACCGCTGCAATCTGCAGTGCCCGTATTGCTACAACCCGCTCGATCTCCAGGCGTACCGCACGGAGCTGCCGGTCGACGTCTGGACCCGGGTCATCGACGAAGCGGCCGGTCTCGGCGTGCTTCAGGCGCATTTCTCGGGCGGCGAACCGACGCTGCGTGCGGACGATCTCGTCGTACTCGTCAAGGCAGCACGTGCGCGCGATCTGTATACGAATCTCATCACGCAAGGGACGTTCCTATCGGACGGCCTCATCGCGCGCCTCGAAGCGGCAGGGCTCGACCACGTCCAGCTGAGCCTCCAGGCGTCGCACGCGGATCTCGCGGATTCGATCGCCGGCGCGACGGTTCACGAGAAGAAGATGGACGCGCTCCGCCGCGTCGCGAAGAGCGGCATGGCGGTGACGCTCAATTGCGTCCTCCATCGCGCGAACATCGACGATGTCGACTCGATCGTCGCGATCGCCGAAGCTACGGGAGTCCGTCGCGTCGAACTCGCCAACGTCCAGTTCTACGGCTGGGCGCTGCTCAACCGTGGAGCGCTCATGCCGACGCGCGAGCAAGTCGAACGTGCGAGCGCATCGGTGGCTGCGGCTCGACGACGGCTCGCGGGGAGGGTCGAAATCGATCACGTGCTCGCCGACTACTACGAGCGCTTTCCCAAGCCGTGCATGGACGGTTGGGGTCGCAAATTCATGACGGTCGCGCCCGACGGCCGCGTGTTCCCATGTCCGGCGGCGCCGGCCGTCAAGGGCATGCGGTTCGAAAACGTCCTCGAGCGCTCGCTCGCCGATATCTGGGGTTTTTCAGAATCGTTCAACGCCTACCGCGGCACTGCGTGGAT
Coding sequences within:
- a CDS encoding MBL fold metallo-hydrolase produces the protein MHLHVLGSAAGGGVPQWNCGCKNCTAARAHRLPQRTQASLAASADGKAWVLFNVTTDIRAQLAADPSIAPRSGRDTPLCTIFLTDANVDHCAGVLDFRQAGELTIYSTRAVRDTLLRNEIFAPFARAPRVWHVIDDDPVDICELRISVIPVDGLLPSYAGGARMPGAACAFVIEDRRGARVLYAPIFASVNDKLATAAASCDAAFFDGSFWSDREMIALGLGTRTATMMGHQPVSGSGGSLAALRACPCPRRFYTHVNNTNPMLDPASSEAKQLEDAGFEIAMDGAVIELPGKVRARA
- the pqqC gene encoding pyrroloquinoline-quinone synthase PqqC, producing the protein MLERDAFVARLTAVGAERYHDKHPFQVMMNAGSLSPDQLRMWAANRYYYQKSIPSKDAAILSTLPTREMRRRWIKRITDHDGTLENGGGGFEMWIALTRAVGLDEADVRSERFVQPGTRFAVDGYVTFARTQPWLPAVASSLTELFAPALMTQRLAALLAKYPWIDPAGLEYFRARIDIAPRDAEYALDWVCDHARTDEAQTACIDALRFKCDVLWAVLDATQAACGNASR
- the pqqD gene encoding pyrroloquinoline quinone biosynthesis peptide chaperone PqqD, producing MRQRIEMSAGSAGPVRLARGVRFRRLPDGAGVLLVPEGVVNLSQSAAAIAELIDGERSSSDIAAALTQTFDAPQDAIESDVNDLLLRFAGNTWLDDGPQS
- the pqqE gene encoding pyrroloquinoline quinone biosynthesis protein PqqE, whose product is MDAPKPLSILAELTYRCNLQCPYCYNPLDLQAYRTELPVDVWTRVIDEAAGLGVLQAHFSGGEPTLRADDLVVLVKAARARDLYTNLITQGTFLSDGLIARLEAAGLDHVQLSLQASHADLADSIAGATVHEKKMDALRRVAKSGMAVTLNCVLHRANIDDVDSIVAIAEATGVRRVELANVQFYGWALLNRGALMPTREQVERASASVAAARRRLAGRVEIDHVLADYYERFPKPCMDGWGRKFMTVAPDGRVFPCPAAPAVKGMRFENVLERSLADIWGFSESFNAYRGTAWMPEPCKSCDRREIDWGGCRCQAFLLAGDAALTDPACSLSPNHGLVETAIAADERQPGWEPRRMKTAP